The window CCGTGACGTTGGAAGGATACGACGGACTTGCCCTTGGCGGCGGAGCGCAGGGTGTTTACGAGCAGGATCAATATCCCTATCTCGGTGCGGAGACGAACCTGGTGCGTCAGGTCGTCTCGGAGGGGAAGCCGATCATCGGCTTGTGCCTGGGTGCTCAGTTGATGGCGGCAGGGCTCGGCGCGGAGGTGCGCAAGGCTCCGCATCGCGAGGTGGGGTTCTATCGTGTCACGCTTGATCCCATCGCGGACTACGACCCCATCTGGGGCGGTTTGCCGAAAGACTTCGTCACTACGCACTGGCATGGCGACGTGTTTGAAATTCCGGTTGGCGGCATGCGGCTCGGCTCTTCGGAACTCACGCCGAATCAGCTCTTCCGCTACGGGCATTCGCTTTACGGCATGCAGTTCCACTTGGAGATGACACCTGAGATCCTCTCCGAGATGGTGGAGGACTCCCGCGACTACCTCACAGAATCGGGTGTAGATCCCGACATCATGATGTCGCAAGGAAAGGAATGCCTCCCTGTGCTGCGCGAAACGGCCATCGAGGTATTCACACGCTGGAGTGATCTCTTATGATTTACGGACCGGGAGATTCACGCAAGCCGGTGCGGCTCGAGCACCTTTCCTGGACGCGCATTCGCGACCTCCAGGCAGGCGGCGGCGATATGCTTCTCCTTCCGGTCGGAGCCACGGAACAACACGGGCCGCATCTCCCGATTAATACCGATACCGTAATCGCCACCGCAGCCTGCGACTACGCCTCCGCCGCAACCGGAGTGCCAGTATTGCCTGCTCTTTCCTATACGGTGTCCGTCGGTCACACCGAGAGATGGCCGGGGACCTTTTCGATTTTCCACGAGACCTTCATTCATACTTTGCGCGAGATTGCGGCCTGGGCCGTCGCGACAGGATGGAAGCGCCTTCTTCTCGTGAATTCCCACTTTGGCAACGATGCCTCGCTCCGCGTCGCGGTGGATCGCCTCCGCTTCGATTACGTCAACCGGCTCCAGATCGCCACGCGCAACACCTTCAATCTCACGCCGTCCATCTGGGAGTATTTCATCAGCGACGCCGCCGATCTGCACGCCAACAAGGCCGAGACCGATCTCATGCTGCACCTCGCACCGGACTCTGTGGACATGTCGGTCGCCGAGGATGATCCCGACCGCACGACCGAGACGATATTTAACTACATGGTCGCCAATACGAGCATGAATGGCGTCACCGGCAACCCGACCGAAGGCACCGCCGAACGCGGAAAGCTGCTCTTTGAGGAAATCGGCGAAGCCCTCGCCGCGATTGTGGAAAAAGCCCGCCGCGAGACCGCCCCGGTCGAATGGCATCGAACCGCCGGAGTCTTTTGAACCCCTCGAACGATCCAACAACAAACGGAGAACAACCATGATGAAGAAAACACTGATGGGTCTGCTCGCTGCCGCGCTTTGTGGCGGTGTCGCGCAGGCGGAACCCCTGAAGATCGGTTACAGCGACTGGCCGGGCTGGGTGGCCTGGGAGGTTGCGATCCAGAAAGGCTGGTTCAAGGAAGCCGGCGTGGATGTTCAATTCGAGTGGTTCGAGTACGTGCCCTCGATGGAGGCCTTTGCCGCAGGCAAGCTCGACGCCGTCTGTATGACAAATGGCGACGCTCTCGTGACTGGCGCAACCGGCGCGCCGAGCAAGACGATTCTCATCAATGACTTCTCGAACGGCAACGACATGATCGTCGGCCAGCCCGGCATTGAGAAGCT of the Terrimicrobium sacchariphilum genome contains:
- a CDS encoding creatininase family protein produces the protein MIYGPGDSRKPVRLEHLSWTRIRDLQAGGGDMLLLPVGATEQHGPHLPINTDTVIATAACDYASAATGVPVLPALSYTVSVGHTERWPGTFSIFHETFIHTLREIAAWAVATGWKRLLLVNSHFGNDASLRVAVDRLRFDYVNRLQIATRNTFNLTPSIWEYFISDAADLHANKAETDLMLHLAPDSVDMSVAEDDPDRTTETIFNYMVANTSMNGVTGNPTEGTAERGKLLFEEIGEALAAIVEKARRETAPVEWHRTAGVF
- a CDS encoding type 1 glutamine amidotransferase is translated as MRSKKVLFVQHGDTDKPGLLGEVLTQRGISLDVLRSDLGQQVPVTLEGYDGLALGGGAQGVYEQDQYPYLGAETNLVRQVVSEGKPIIGLCLGAQLMAAGLGAEVRKAPHREVGFYRVTLDPIADYDPIWGGLPKDFVTTHWHGDVFEIPVGGMRLGSSELTPNQLFRYGHSLYGMQFHLEMTPEILSEMVEDSRDYLTESGVDPDIMMSQGKECLPVLRETAIEVFTRWSDLL